In the genome of Bacillus horti, the window AATAATGATGGTGAATTCAGATCTCCAGTCAATATTGCGATTAACCACAGCGATAATACGATCTATGTAACGGATCAGGATAACAATCGAGTCCAAAAGTTTGATTCGAACGGTCATTTTCTCAGCAAGTGGGGAAGCCGTGGCAATGGAGATGGTGAATTCAATAATCTATATGGTATTGCGATTGATCAGAGTGGGCATGTTTATGTAACGGAAAGCGAAAACCATCGGATCCAAAAATTTGATTCGGATGGGACCTACATGAGTCAATGGGGAAGCCTAGGCAATGGAAATGGCCAGTTTCAGCATCCCTTTGATATTGCCATAGACAGTAGTGGCCATGTTTATGTTCCTGATGCTCTTAATAACCGGATTCAAAAGTTCGATTCGGATGGGACCTATATTAGTCAATGGGGAAGCAATGGTAATGGAAATGGTCAGTTCAACTTTCCTAACAGTGTGGGAATAGATAGCAGTGGAAATGTTATGTAACGGAAGCCCTTAACCCTCGGATTCAAAAATTTGATCCGAATGGAGACTATCTTGACGGGTGGTCCAGCTTCGACATCACACCATCGATTACGCCTAACTTCGAATCCTTCGATAAGAATGAGTCAGGATTACATTATCTGGATATTAATGTGACCTTGGAGGAAAAGGGCCATGTCCTATCCGGGATTCTGAACGGTTCCACAACATTAATCGAAGGAAGCGATTATCTGCGAGTGGGAAATACGGTCACGATCAATAAGGAATATTTAACAACATTGCCGATCGGACAGGTCGTATTAACATTTGATTTTGGTGTAGATACTCAGTTGCCTTTGACAATAGACATTAGTAACTCGACCCCAATACCTGGCGCTCCATATTTGCAGCCTGCTATTGCTAGTGATGAGCAGGTTAGTTTGACATGGATCCCTGTAGATGATGCTACTAGCTATAAAATCTATCAAAGCCTGAGTCCTACTATGAATGGAACGGAAGTAGGAACGGTAGTCGGGTCAGTATACGATTATACGGCTACTGGTTTGGTAAATGGGACGACCTACTATTTTACGGTTAGGGGAGAGAATGTCCAAGGAGAAAGTCCTGCCTCCAATATCGTAAGTGCAACTCCGTTTACGATACCAGGAGCGCCAACGAACGTTGTGGCTGTGCCAAGTAATCGTCAAGCGACAATCACCTTCGACGCACCGGCGTTTGACGGAGGCAGTCCCATAACAGATTATGAGGTCACCGTATATCCTGAGGGGCATAGCATAATCCGAGCTAGCAGCCCGATTGTTGTTATGGGTCTGACGAACGGTGAGGCGTATACGTTTACGGTAAAAGCAAACAATGCCGCAGGCAGCAGTGTAGAGTCGGCGGCTTCCGATAGTATAACGCCGAGTGCGCCACCAAGTGGCGGGGGCAGTACACCACTACCACCGATTGATCCAGAGCCACAACCATTAAGAGGAGTGGATGTGAGGATAGATGGGAAGCTGGCTGCCGCAGGCACCGTTTCTGTATCCCAATCGAAACGAGAGGGGCGCACCGTACTAGTGGTCGCTCTGAATCAGGACAATCTTGCGAAGCAGGTGGCAAGTATGGAGTTAGGAGGGGTGCTCGAGGTTCATGCTAGTCGCCAAGTCGACGAGGTGTATGTGGAGCTAAGCAGAACACAGCTTGAATTCTTAAGAGAAAAGCAAGTTTTACTCGAGCTTCAAGCGATTAAAGGCACCTATCGATTGCCAATTGAAGCGATTGATATCCAACGTGCTTTGGCTGATACTGAAAAACCAGTCACGCTACAAGAGTTTAAGGTGCGTATCGGGGTGGGGGAACCGAGGGAAGCTGTGCTGAATCTTGCTGAAAGTGTAGCAGAGACAAACGGCTTCACGCTTCTCTCAGACCCAGTGGACTTCACTGTGGAAGCCTACCATGGAGATACCCAGCTGGAAGTGTTGCCGTTTGATCGTTATGTCGAAAGACTAATCCAACTTCCAGAGAGTCGCACGCCGCCCCAAATGACAACAGCTATCGTTCTGGAGAAGGGTGGAACGGTTAGACATGTGCCCACGAAGGTGGAGTCGGAAGACGGTCAGGAATATGCAGTCGCAAGTAGCTTAACGAACAGTACGTATGCCTTGATTTCTCATTCACTAACGTTTGAGGACGTACAGGCACAATGGGCAAAAGAAGCAGTAAATGATTTAGGAGCAAGACTTATTGTCCAAGGAGACAGTAGGGGCTTATTTTATCCTAGAGAAGATATCACCCGTGCTGAGTTTGCTGAGATTCTCATAAATAGCTTGGGTTTGAAGCTTAATAGTGTGCAGGTTTCTCCTTATCCTGATGTGATGTCGTCTGCGTGGTACAACGATGTGATACAAACGGCATACGAGTATAACCTTATTAATGGTTTTGAGGACGGTACTTTTCGCCCAGCGGATAAGCTGACAAGGGAGCAGGCGATGAAGATTTTCTCGAGTGCGATGAAGCTGACTGGGTTGAAGGACAAACTTTCTGCGCAAATAGAGGAGGAACTTTTGACTCCATTTTCTGACGCTAATGAAGCGGGGCAATGGGCGCTAAGCGGTATAGCGGATAGCCTTCAAGCTGGCATTGTTACTGGACGAGACAGAAAGACACTTGCCCCTAAGGCATTCATCACGCGTGCAGAAGTCGCAGTTATGGTCCAAAGGCTATTAAGGGAGTCAGGATTAATAAATTAAGACAATGAAAACATACAGCCAATAATTCTAAACAAGGAACGTTTTATGAACAAAGCCGCATCTCTCACAACGAGAGTGCGGCTTTGTTAGAGTTAAAATAAAATACTTTTATCTTATTTTCTGTAGGAGACTGTTCTCATAAATTCTTATTTTCACTTTGCTGTATTAATTTAAATCAGATTTTGTATTGGTAACTTTTCTCTGCCACGGTGTCCCCAATAAAGGCAACGCCCAACGATCTAAGCCGTAATAGCCAGCTACCTTCCAAGCTAACACGAGCCAAGTAGCCAACACGAAAAGTAAAGGATTGGTACTCAACGTACCAGCAAACAAAAAGCTGACGTTCATCACTCCGCCAAAGAAAGCAGCAATCCCTGTTAGTAAACCAAGAATAAGTCCTAGACCAACCAATAATTCTCCATAAGCCACCATAAAAGAGAAAACCTTAGCATTTGGTAATACAGCGTTTTGTAAAAATGCGGCGTACCACGAAGCAACCTCTTCCTTCTCTAGTGCTCCTGAAACGAAGCCTTGAACCGCAGCTCCAGCATTTTCACCGGTCCAGGCAGGGCCGGTCACCTTTTTCCATCCAGCCGTAATCCAAGCGTATCCTAAATACAGGCGAACAATAAGCCAAATCCAAGCTGAATTAGTGTTTGAGAATAGAAATCTCGAAACGGGATTCTCAGGAATGATAATTTCCTTACCTCTAGCCATATGTACACCTCCAAATGTAGTAATATTTGCTATAACACTACTATCCCCCAAAAGATAGAATTTTTCAACTACAATTAAGGAACAGATCGTGCTAAATGGATTATAAAAGGAGGTGTTCATTTTTCATAATAGATTTAAACGTAGGATCTACTTTACTGAAACTGATTTAAACGATCATATTAGTATAAAAAACCTATTCCATAACCAAACAGAACTCCAATAACGATAGACCACAAAGCAATAGCAATGGTTATCCACAAGCTTACATAACTCTTATTAGCACCGGCTGCTAATGCAATACCAGCTGAAAGGTGATATCCCAATAAGATACCTGCCAAAGAGACCCCTGGAACACCATATTTTTCGAAGTATCGTCTTGCTCTTATTGCGCGTTTGCTTGGCTCTTTATCCGTCTTCTTTTTCACTACCTTTGCACGTAATTTATTGATTACCCAAATAAATGCCATGACAGAAACTAAGTTACCCCCTATAGCTGTCAAAATTATAGGTATAGCCGGAAAGCCTAAAACTAACCCCATGGGTATGGCACCGTAGGACTCAAAAAACGGGATTAGTGAAAGAACAAAGATCCCCACTAATTGTAAAAATAAGTTCCCTTCCAAAGCCGGTAGTAGGTTAAAATAAAACTCTTGTAACTCTTGCAACATATGAAAGCTCCTCTCAAAGTACGTCGTTTGTCTATCAATTGTTTTGAAGGCAATTGAAGTGTACTCTTTCGCTACATCTGATTATCTTTTTATTAAAGGTTTCCCCTCCGCATCAACCAAGACTGTAAGCCCCGAACCAGAAAGATAGCTAACAAATATTGTACTCCAGTTTCTTTATCAGTAATAACATTGGCAATTGTTCCACCTTGGGCAGCCGGGTGTTCTACCTCAAATCGGATATCTTTTGACATCATAACTCCTCCTTGTTGTAAAATTTTTATTCAAAAATAGAATAGTTCCTCAAACTTCTTATCCAAAGCAATGCAAAGGATTAAGGCTAGCTTTGCTGTTGGATTAAATTGTCCTGTTTCAATCGAACTAATGGTATTCCGAGAAACACCGACTAATTTTGCAAGCTGTGCTTGGGATAGATTCTTTTCAGTCCGTACTTCTTTCAGGTGATTTTTCAGGATCAATTCATTTTCCATGAGCTCACCCTATCATTCCATAATCTTTAATTAGCTTTAAAATATGGGCGACTGTTAAAATGATCGTCGCAAGTCCATAAATCGTTGCAAGGACAATATCGCGTTTACGTCTCATACGGAACGCTTTAAAGATGAAACCAGCGGCGGAAATAGAAATGATAACGGCATATAGGCCAAAATCAAAGCCCTCTCCAATTAGGATTTGTGTCACAAATAAGAGGGTGGCTAAAATAATCCCTGTAGTAGAGCCAATACTTCCTGCATGTAGCTGAACTTCTATTTCGTATAAATCTCGATCCTTATTTTCCTTTCTACTTTTTGACAAGATTTCATCTTTGTTAATAAGAATCCCTCCCAACTAATTTGCCAAGTTTACTTGTCATACTCTTATTATATTATTGCCAAGTTTACTTGTCAAATAATCATACTTCCATAGCTTATATCTAGCCATAGATATACTTCCAGCATGTAAAATTTAATAGTAACAATACATTCTATAAAAGATAGAATTTTTCAACTATAATTAAGGGGCAGAGCATGATAAATTGAATATAAAAGGAGGAGATGAAATGAGCACTTTATCCTATGATTCAGGAATTATCTATGAGTTCAACAAAGAGAATCCCTATACAAAAGAAGTGTCATCAGGAACTACCTTGACTATTCAGACCTATGATTGCTTTCAAAATCAGATCCAAACTCCAGAAACTGAAGTGAGTGCAATTGATTGGGATAAGATCAATCCAGCTACCGGGCCTATTTATATTAGGGAAGCGAAGCCCGGGGATATTTTGAAAGTGAAAATAGAGAAGATTGATATTGGAGATCAAGGTGTGATGGTCGTAGGACCAAACTTGGGTGTAATGGGGCACTGCATAGAAAAAATGGAATCTAAAACCCTACCCATTCAAGAAGACAAGATTCTCTTCGACACGATTGAGCTTCCACTAAATAAAATGATTGGAGTCATTGGTGTTGCTCCTGATGGAGAAGGTGTGAATTGTGGTACTCCAGGTGCACATGGTGGAAATATGGATAATAAATTGATTACGGAGGGAGCTACTTTATATTTCCCTGTTTTTGTTGAAGGTGCTCTGTTTGCTCTGGGTGACCTTCATGCTGCTATGGGCGATGGTGAAGTAAGTGTATCGGGAGTAGAAGTAGCAGGTGAAGTGACGGTGACCTTGGAAGTTGTTAAGGGTGATTTATTGAAGCAACCGATGCTAGAGAACGAGTATTCTTTTGTTCAAATTGCTTCTGCTAGTACGCTGGATGAGGCTACGAAGATAGCAACGACAGAGATGATTGATAGGATTGTGGCAAAGTCTAAGCGTTCCTTGAGTGAGATCACAATGCTGATGAGTGCAGTGGGACAAGCAGAGATATGTCAGATTGTTGATCCTCTTATGACGGCAAGGTTTGTTGTTCCTAAATGGTTACTTAAGCAGTTGGATATATCATTAATTAATGAATAAATCAAAAAAGGAGGGCGGTACTCGTCCTCCTTTAATATTAATTGACTAAGGGTAAAGTAACCTGAATGGAAGTCCCTTCTCCCAACGTACTATCCACCTTAATCTTGCCCTGATGAGCAACTATAAATTGCTTTGCAATAGCCATTCCTAGTCCTGTACCAGCCGTTGGTATATCTGTGGCGGTCCCCCGAAAATAGCGTTCAAAAAGATGCTCGATTTGACTCTCACTCATGCCGATCCCATCATCAGCAATCGTGATATGTATAGCCTTGAGCTCACAGGTGAGGGACACCGTAATATTCGTTTTCGTTTCGTTGTGAATGACCGCATTCATGAGAAAATTAGTTAAGGCTCTTTTAAGCAGGTAGCTGTCGAAGGAATACATAAAGGATTCTTTGTCGGAGCTTACATCAAACTGATGATGCAGGGCATTAGGCTGCTGTTTAATGTCTTCAACCAGTCGATGAAGAAAAGCGACAATATCTATGCTTTCTTTATCGAGTGGAACTGAACCCTGCTCAAATTGTAAAGAATCACTCAGGTCATCGATCAGATGCTGCATATGAGCCGCTTTCTCCCTCATGATCTTTAGGAAGTGGGTTTGTTCTTCCGGTGACCAGGTATGCTTTTCTGAAAGTAGCATCGTCGAATAGCCTTGGATATAAGATAAGGGGGTCTTTAGGTCATGTGTGACCCCTGAAGTCCATTCCTTGCGCATTTTTTCGAGTTCCTTACGTTCCACATCATTCTGCTGAAGCCGAGTAGTTAACAGTTCCATCTTCTCGGTTAGCTCTTGATATAAAGTAAAGAAGCGCATATTTTTACGGTTGGCATATTCATTTACTTCTGGAGCGGTGTAGTTTCCTGCAGCTAAATGATCAATCCATTTTAAGTGATAAAAAATAGGAGAGCTCATTCTTCGTCCAAATATTAGTCCTGCAATCAAAATAAAGACTAAAATAGGGGGGACAAATCCTAAGAAAGCCAAGATTAAGGCCTCAGCTAAATCGATCTCAAAAAACCAGTGCATAAAAGGAAGACGAGTAATGATAGCATAGAGAATAAAGAGAAATATATAAAGGATAATACCCTGGACAACGATACCTATTACAAATTTGAAATAGTGTAGGCCCAGCTTTTTTTCAAGATTCATTCGCTCAGCTCCTTGCGCGAACCGTTTAATTTATAACCGAATCCACGAATATTAATTAAAAACTCCGGCTGTGTAGGGTCATGTTCAATTTTCTTCCGTAGCCTGCGGATATGGACCATGACCGTATTATCATCGCCAAAGCTTTCTAGTCCCCAAATTTTTTCATAGAGACCCTGTATGCTAAATACCTGATTCGGATGCTCACAAAGAAACGCTAATAGCTCAAACTCCTTTGCAGGGCATGGGACATGCTCACCGTTCACAACCAGCTTTCCCTCTTGCCTATATAACTGAAAAACCCCGTAATCGTATATGTTTAACTCAGTAGATGATTGCTGAGCCTTAGCTAGCTCCTGCCGTCTTAAATGTGCTTTTATTCGAGCGACAACCTCCAAAGGGTTAAACGGTTTGGTGATATAATCATCACCGCCAATCGTTAGCCCCATAATTTTATCTAAATCCATCGTTTTAGCAGATAAAAACAGAATAGGAACCTGCGTGATTTCACGTAAACGCCTACATAATTCAAAGCCATCGATATCGGGAAGCATAATATCTAAAACAATAAGATCGAAGCTTATTTCGTCCACGTAAGCAAGAGCTTCCTTGCCATCCTTAGCGAAATAGAGGTGCTCAAAGCCTTCTTTCTTCAAAAGAAAGTTAAGCATTTCTAGCAATCCCTGTTCATCGTCTACCAGTAGTAATTTGTGATTCATACCATTTTAGTCTCCCTTATAGCTTAATCCGTGAGCTCCTTGTGGAGTTGATTGCAGTAGGTGTTCTTACATAGGTGTCTGTACGTGATTTATGTTTAAAGAAATAAAGGTTTGCATAAATAAAGCTAGTTAAAAAAGAAAATAAAAGCCCAACCCACAATAGCTCCTGCCCAAAAGGCCATTCAAACATCAAGAAAAGAAAGGATAAATAGAAGAGGCAGGTACTTGCTTTCCCAAACTTATTAGCGGGGAGAAGATTCCTGCTCTTCTTTGCATGTAGCATGCTCATGAGGAGAATTGTGATCACGTCACGTAAAACGAAAATACTTGCTGCCAGCAAAGATATTCGCTGGTCGATTAGAAACGTTATAATGACACTCATCATCATTAATTTATCTGCTAAAGGATCTAATATTTGCCCTAAAGCGGTAATTTGATTGTTTCGGCGAGCCAAATACCCGTCCAAAATGTCACTACATCCTGCTAGAAGCAAAATGAAGAAAGCATACAGATTGGCATCGACCCATCCGGAAAAGAAGACATAAATATATATAGGAATAAAGAAGAATCTTGTAAGAGTGATCGTGTTAGGGATGTTCATATTTGCACCTCAATCATAGCATGTTTGATCCACTTTTTCATTGGACCTATAACTACACGTTGTATTCAAGCCTTTACTTTTACAAATTGCAGGATAAGCTTAGGAGCATGTGAAAAAGTAGCAACAATCTTTGAAATTGTTATTAAGGCAATAAAAGTCATGGTAGGCACCACATTTCATTTAGTTTTAGAATTCATAAGTGTATTAGGAACAGCTACTAAGGCGCTGATAATGATAGTTGCTAATGAAGGAATATACCTCATGAAAAACCTGAGATTGATTTTTACTTAAGCAAATCAAGTGACCACACTTCTCTACAAGTAGAAGTTTTTTCTTTTTTGCTCCGATGGTTAAGTAGAGGTAGTTAGCGCTTTTTGCTTGTACCAAATGATCAGAATCACCCTGAATAATTAAAGTGGGGGCCTCCACCTGTTTGTACAGATTCAGGGATTCCTGCACGATTTTTTTGAATTCTCTTGTTGCACAATAGGGAGTGTGTAGGAACTTTTTTACATAATTCTTTACTTTATCTGCTTGAAAAAATGTTTTTACAATCTCCTTAACGTTAAATGTAAATATAGGTGTAGCTAGTAAAGTCAATGATTTAACATGCTCTTTGTATTTAACAGACAAATGCGTAGCGATGATCGCTCCAGTAGAGAAGCCAATTAAATGCACACTTTTACCGTTTTTAATGATTTTTTTTAGTTCCGTTTCTGCCTTCTCAATCCAATCAAAGCGATTTGAGGACATCATTTCTGATCTTGATCCAGTTAGCCCTTTAAGCTCAAACGTTTTCGTTTTAAAGTATTGGGCCTGCAAAAATTCTGATAGTGGAGCAATTTCGAACTCTCCCCCCGTAAAACCGTGAATCATTAAGCAAGTTTCCATGCAGTATTCCTTCCTTCCTGTTCTATTTGACGGACGTACTCGCTATCAACACTGAAAGATGTTCTTTGTATCTGTGCGTTTGGATTTCCACGCGACTTAGTAACTCTATGTACATCGTAAAGAATCAAATAGAACTCTACGGAAAGCGAAGCTGAACAGGGGAATAACATAACCTGAACTTTACCTGAACAATCTATAGTTAAATGTCTTGAAAACATGGCTCCAATCAAGTAGAATAATAGACAATATGTTTTCTAGGGTTCCGCAGGTGTGCAGCCATGTTGTGAGTGCTGTGTACGGTCAGGTCCGAGAGAAAACACACAGCGTATAGCTGTGTCACGGAGGGATAAAAGCCCGGGAGATATCTTAAAGGATATTTCTCGGGCTTTTTTTGCATCCTAAGAAAAATGTACTAGGTTTTGATGTGATGCTCCGTATGACAAAAGGTGCTCTATGTGTATCAGTGAGTCGCACCTTCATATGTAGAAGATACCTCAAAATAGAGGCTATTTACACGGGACACAAGGTCGATTTCAGTATACGACCTGGGGCTTACACAACTATAGGAGTCCGAGAAATAAATAAGGAGAAAAGGGAGTAGGATGGAGATGAAAAAAAGCTGGACAATGGTTTTAGTGGCTGCCTTTTTTGAGGTGTTTTGGGTCATGGGATTAAAGCATGCCTATGATGTGTGGACATGGTTAGGAACCGTAATCGCTATAGGAGTAAGCTTTTCTCTACTGATATTATCAGGAAGAAAGCTTCCCGTCGGTACCGTTTACGCTGTATTTGTTGGACTTGGGACGGCGGGAACGATGGTGGCTGAGATCGTCTTTTTTGCTGAGCCAATCAAGCTAGCAAAAATTCTTTTGGTTCTGCTGCTTCTAATCGGAGTGATTGGCTTGAAGCTAGTGACTAAGCCTGAGGATCAGAAGGTGAAAGGGGTGGATCGATAATGGATTGGGCATTTTTAGTCCTTGCTGGGATTTTTGAAATGTTTGGTGTGGCC includes:
- a CDS encoding helix-turn-helix transcriptional regulator, yielding MENELILKNHLKEVRTEKNLSQAQLAKLVGVSRNTISSIETGQFNPTAKLALILCIALDKKFEELFYF
- a CDS encoding DUF6442 family protein, which translates into the protein MGGILINKDEILSKSRKENKDRDLYEIEVQLHAGSIGSTTGIILATLLFVTQILIGEGFDFGLYAVIISISAAGFIFKAFRMRRKRDIVLATIYGLATIILTVAHILKLIKDYGMIG
- a CDS encoding alpha/beta hydrolase, whose amino-acid sequence is METCLMIHGFTGGEFEIAPLSEFLQAQYFKTKTFELKGLTGSRSEMMSSNRFDWIEKAETELKKIIKNGKSVHLIGFSTGAIIATHLSVKYKEHVKSLTLLATPIFTFNVKEIVKTFFQADKVKNYVKKFLHTPYCATREFKKIVQESLNLYKQVEAPTLIIQGDSDHLVQAKSANYLYLTIGAKKKKLLLVEKCGHLICLSKNQSQVFHEVYSFISNYHYQRLSSCS
- a CDS encoding DUF6440 family protein yields the protein MSKDIRFEVEHPAAQGGTIANVITDKETGVQYLLAIFLVRGLQSWLMRRGNL
- a CDS encoding small multi-drug export protein, giving the protein MLQELQEFYFNLLPALEGNLFLQLVGIFVLSLIPFFESYGAIPMGLVLGFPAIPIILTAIGGNLVSVMAFIWVINKLRAKVVKKKTDKEPSKRAIRARRYFEKYGVPGVSLAGILLGYHLSAGIALAAGANKSYVSLWITIAIALWSIVIGVLFGYGIGFLY
- a CDS encoding DoxX family membrane protein, encoding MARGKEIIIPENPVSRFLFSNTNSAWIWLIVRLYLGYAWITAGWKKVTGPAWTGENAGAAVQGFVSGALEKEEVASWYAAFLQNAVLPNAKVFSFMVAYGELLVGLGLILGLLTGIAAFFGGVMNVSFLFAGTLSTNPLLFVLATWLVLAWKVAGYYGLDRWALPLLGTPWQRKVTNTKSDLN
- a CDS encoding sensor histidine kinase, whose product is MNLEKKLGLHYFKFVIGIVVQGIILYIFLFILYAIITRLPFMHWFFEIDLAEALILAFLGFVPPILVFILIAGLIFGRRMSSPIFYHLKWIDHLAAGNYTAPEVNEYANRKNMRFFTLYQELTEKMELLTTRLQQNDVERKELEKMRKEWTSGVTHDLKTPLSYIQGYSTMLLSEKHTWSPEEQTHFLKIMREKAAHMQHLIDDLSDSLQFEQGSVPLDKESIDIVAFLHRLVEDIKQQPNALHHQFDVSSDKESFMYSFDSYLLKRALTNFLMNAVIHNETKTNITVSLTCELKAIHITIADDGIGMSESQIEHLFERYFRGTATDIPTAGTGLGMAIAKQFIVAHQGKIKVDSTLGEGTSIQVTLPLVN
- a CDS encoding CDP-alcohol phosphatidyltransferase family protein; its protein translation is MNIPNTITLTRFFFIPIYIYVFFSGWVDANLYAFFILLLAGCSDILDGYLARRNNQITALGQILDPLADKLMMMSVIITFLIDQRISLLAASIFVLRDVITILLMSMLHAKKSRNLLPANKFGKASTCLFYLSFLFLMFEWPFGQELLWVGLLFSFLTSFIYANLYFFKHKSRTDTYVRTPTAINSTRSSRIKL
- a CDS encoding 6-bladed beta-propeller, yielding MLQRWNDFMKRVSSTVIIVMLLISTYPVAWADRESGSISFIQPQQTLLDRPVAIEIDNEGNMYVTDYGNNRILKLDSNGGFFTEWGELGSGDGQFNNPSGIAIDNNANVYVADKLNHRIQKFDSDGNYLSEWGRWGNNDGEFRSPVNIAINHSDNTIYVTDQDNNRVQKFDSNGHFLSKWGSRGNGDGEFNNLYGIAIDQSGHVYVTESENHRIQKFDSDGTYMSQWGSLGNGNGQFQHPFDIAIDSSGHVYVPDALNNRIQKFDSDGTYISQWGSNGNGNGQFNFPNSVGIDSSGNVM
- a CDS encoding acetamidase/formamidase family protein encodes the protein MSTLSYDSGIIYEFNKENPYTKEVSSGTTLTIQTYDCFQNQIQTPETEVSAIDWDKINPATGPIYIREAKPGDILKVKIEKIDIGDQGVMVVGPNLGVMGHCIEKMESKTLPIQEDKILFDTIELPLNKMIGVIGVAPDGEGVNCGTPGAHGGNMDNKLITEGATLYFPVFVEGALFALGDLHAAMGDGEVSVSGVEVAGEVTVTLEVVKGDLLKQPMLENEYSFVQIASASTLDEATKIATTEMIDRIVAKSKRSLSEITMLMSAVGQAEICQIVDPLMTARFVVPKWLLKQLDISLINE
- a CDS encoding DMT family transporter, with the protein product MKKSWTMVLVAAFFEVFWVMGLKHAYDVWTWLGTVIAIGVSFSLLILSGRKLPVGTVYAVFVGLGTAGTMVAEIVFFAEPIKLAKILLVLLLLIGVIGLKLVTKPEDQKVKGVDR
- a CDS encoding response regulator transcription factor, whose product is MNHKLLLVDDEQGLLEMLNFLLKKEGFEHLYFAKDGKEALAYVDEISFDLIVLDIMLPDIDGFELCRRLREITQVPILFLSAKTMDLDKIMGLTIGGDDYITKPFNPLEVVARIKAHLRRQELAKAQQSSTELNIYDYGVFQLYRQEGKLVVNGEHVPCPAKEFELLAFLCEHPNQVFSIQGLYEKIWGLESFGDDNTVMVHIRRLRKKIEHDPTQPEFLINIRGFGYKLNGSRKELSE
- a CDS encoding S-layer homology domain-containing protein; protein product: MTPNFESFDKNESGLHYLDINVTLEEKGHVLSGILNGSTTLIEGSDYLRVGNTVTINKEYLTTLPIGQVVLTFDFGVDTQLPLTIDISNSTPIPGAPYLQPAIASDEQVSLTWIPVDDATSYKIYQSLSPTMNGTEVGTVVGSVYDYTATGLVNGTTYYFTVRGENVQGESPASNIVSATPFTIPGAPTNVVAVPSNRQATITFDAPAFDGGSPITDYEVTVYPEGHSIIRASSPIVVMGLTNGEAYTFTVKANNAAGSSVESAASDSITPSAPPSGGGSTPLPPIDPEPQPLRGVDVRIDGKLAAAGTVSVSQSKREGRTVLVVALNQDNLAKQVASMELGGVLEVHASRQVDEVYVELSRTQLEFLREKQVLLELQAIKGTYRLPIEAIDIQRALADTEKPVTLQEFKVRIGVGEPREAVLNLAESVAETNGFTLLSDPVDFTVEAYHGDTQLEVLPFDRYVERLIQLPESRTPPQMTTAIVLEKGGTVRHVPTKVESEDGQEYAVASSLTNSTYALISHSLTFEDVQAQWAKEAVNDLGARLIVQGDSRGLFYPREDITRAEFAEILINSLGLKLNSVQVSPYPDVMSSAWYNDVIQTAYEYNLINGFEDGTFRPADKLTREQAMKIFSSAMKLTGLKDKLSAQIEEELLTPFSDANEAGQWALSGIADSLQAGIVTGRDRKTLAPKAFITRAEVAVMVQRLLRESGLIN